The genome window ACTGTTATTGTATGTAATTCTTTTGATTCTATGTCACTATAATTCTTTTCATAACCTTCAAAAATACCCTCTTCTGATGTTATTACTTTCGAGAAATTTAAATGTTGGTCTCCTACATTTAATGTAATAGCATTTGTTGAATCTTTTGCTCTTTTTACTTCAACTGTACTTGTAGATTTTATAGTTGCTGTCAATTTGCTATCAGAATCTTCTGCTAAAGTTGCATTGTAGGCATTAACTGCATCTACTATTTCTTGAGCAGTTTTGTAGTTTTCAACTTTATAGTCAACTACTTTTCCACCTAAAACTTGATGCCCTTTATCTTGAATAGTAACTTTTAAACTTTGTCCTTCTGTCAATGAGTTTATTTTATTTTGTAATTGAGTTGCATTAGTTAAGTTTACATTGTCTACTTTTATATCGTAAACTCTATCATTTACATTTGCTCCTGCTTTTGTATCTTCAAACTTAACTTCTAATGCTTTTCTAACCTCTTCGATTAGTTTAGTAGAATCTTTCGCACTTACTGTATAATTTTTATCAATATTTTCTGTCACAGTATTATCTGCGAATATTGGTGCAGCTGCACTCATAACTGTAGCTCCTGCCATTACTATTGCCATACTTCTCTTTTTGTTGCTTAACATATTTATGTCCTCCGAATATTGTTTTTTATTTTTTATATTCGTATTTCCCACACATAAATAATATTATATATAATATTATTTTTCAATATATTTTATGTGTTTACATAATTTGCTAACACAAACACTACTAATATCTTCTTGAACCCCTTCTCCCACTTATCTATCTATGATTATGCTCAAAGATAGAAATCCCTATTTTATAGTGATTTTCTACTAGACAATCATATACTAACAAAAGTATTCAAACTCCACTTTTATATACTACTACACACTAATTTTTGCTTTACTCTTATTACTTATATATCACTAAATTAATATCTATCTCCATATATTAAAATATATAACATATTATAAAAATCATCATAAATTAGAGTTTAAAATTAAAAATTATTCTAATACATGTAATTGATAAAAAATAAAAATATAAGAGTAGCTATTTTAAAATAAATACTCTTATATAATTAGATATTTTTGCATAATCAAACGATAAGAAATCAAACTTAATTTTATATAAATAGTTTAAATATTTTATATACAAACAAAAATAAAAGAGGATATCTCATAATGATAAAAGAATCACTTTGAAATACCCTACTACAAACAACTAAATCAATAATTTTCTATCTTTCACACTCTTGATTTGCAACTGTACAAGAAGTTTTACAAGCTGATTGACAAGAAGTTTGACACTCTCCACATCCACCTTTTACAGCACTTTGCTTTAAAGTAGCTTGAGATAAAGTTCTTACATGTTTATTTTCCATTTTCAACGCCTCCATTTCTAATTGTTTCCTATTGATTATATCATAAAACTACTTTAATATAAACTCTATTTAAAGTTGACACCCAGTACGCCTCCAATGCCTCCTGCTGCTGATATTAACAATAACTTATAAATCATCCCCACTTCAAACACAAACTTTTCTTGTGCTAAAAACACAGTCAAAAAAATACATACTATGTACAAAAGTCCTACCAAAAGCCCATACATAAGCCCTCTTTCTTTCATGTGTTTTGAAGTATAAAACCCTCCTATAGCTGCAGAAATAGTAGTTATAAATGATGAAACCATAGTTATATTATCCCCACCAATATCTGTAAATGTCAAAAATAAGTTATACACTAATAAAACAGCCAAAGTTATTATATATGCATATCCCAGACCTTTAAAAATATAATTAGATTTTCCCATAAAAAACCTCCTCTCAAATTAATATATATTCGAGAAAAGGCTTTTAAATTACTAATTTAGTCTTCTTCTATTTCTTCTTTTTTAGATTTAACTGTTCCTATAGCCCATTTTTCAAATGGAACTTTAGTTCTATTTGGTCCTAATTCTAATATTACAACGTCATCTTCAACTTTAGCTACATTAGCTACTATTCCACCTATTGTAACGACCTTGTCTCCTACACCTAGGCTACTTCTCATTTCTTTTAATTGTTTGTCTTTTTTCTTTTGAGGTCTAATCATTAGGAAATAAAAGATTGCGATTACTACTACCCATAGACCTATACTCATTATTATTTGTTGCTGTGGCATTAAATTTTCACTCCTTTGTAAATTATACTCTTTTGTAAATCATAATAAATGTTTATATAACAATTTACTTTCTCTATCTTTGAGTACTATTGAATATTATATATTAAAATGATTATAATTAATAGTGCAAAACCTATATTTCATATCCATATTTTGCAAAAAACTCATTTCTAAAATCAAGTAATCTATCTTCCATTATCGCCTGTCTTATTTGTTTCATTAAATTTAATAAAAAGTAAAGATTATGTGTAGTTATTAATCTTGCACCCAATATTTCATTTGCTTTTATAAGATGTCTTATATAAGCTCTTGAATAGTTTTTACAAGCATAACAATCACATTCAGGGTCAAGTGGAGTAAAGTCTTCAGCATAAGTTGCATTTCTAACTACTACTTTACCTTGACTAGTCATTGCAGTCCCATTCCTAGCTATACGAGTAGGTAAAACACAATCAAACATATCTACTCCTCTTATAACACCCTCCACTAAATCATCTGGGCTACCAACTCCCATTAGATATCTCGGTTTATCTTTTGGCATAAGTGGAGTTGTATGTTCTAATACATCATACATAAGTGGTTTTGGCTCTCCAACACTAAGTCCACCAACAGCATATCCAGGTAAATCAATACTAGTTATTTCTTTTGCTGATTGCTCTCTTAAGTCTTTATACATCCCACCTTGTATTATACCAAATAGGGCTTGCTTGTCTGTATTATTATGGGCATCTTTACATCTTTTTAACCATCTTGTTGTTCTTTCTAACGAGTTTTTTACATAGTTTCTATCTGATGGGTATGGTGCACACTCATCAAATGCCATCATTATATCTGACCCTAGTGCATTTTGTATTTCCATAGCTTTTTCTGGGGTTAGAAAATGTTTTGAACCATCTAAGTGTGACCTAAATTCTACACCTTCTTCTTTTATCTTTCTCAAAGGTCCTAAGCTAAATACTTGAAATCCTCCACTATCTGTAAGTATTGGTTTATCCCAATTCATAAACTTATGAAGACCACCAGCTCTTTTTATAAGTTCATGACCTGGTCTCATATATAAATGGTATGTGTTACTAAGTATTATTTGTGAACCAATCTCTTTTAGCTCTTCTGGTGTCATAGATTTTACAGTTGCTTGAGTTCCAACTGGCATAAATATTGGTGTTTCAATAATTCCATGTGGAGTGTGTAATCTTCCTAATCTTGCACCACTCTGTTTACAAGTTTTTATCAATTCGTATCTTACTGCGTACATAAATTTCTCCTTAAATAATATTTATTTCTCCTGATTTTTTAAGATATATTTATAATAGTTCATTCTCCTAATATATTTTCTAAATAGATTTATCTTTATCATTTTTACTCTGTTGTTCTTTAATTGCATCTTCATCATGAATACTCGTTATATTAAGAGCACTCTTGTCTTTTGTTACTAAAAACTTTTTTATAGCAAATAATCCTGCAATAGCTATAACTCCTATTAAAACATCTATCATTCCTTCATTTTTAGGAAGTAACAACATTTTTCTAGCTATAGCATAAAGTAATGCCTCAATAAATGCTCCTGGTATATGAAGTGATAGCATTACTACAAGTTCAACACCTATCACTAAAAGTAATATTTGCGCTAGGAAGTCATTAAGCTGACTGTATTGTACTGGATTTTGAAAATCAACTATATATGCTCCCCACATAAGTCTTAACACATCTATAGTTCCTAGAAATACGGCTATTAGAACTACTACTGC of Clostridioides sp. ES-S-0054-01 contains these proteins:
- the scfA gene encoding six-cysteine ranthipeptide SCIFF, with the protein product MENKHVRTLSQATLKQSAVKGGCGECQTSCQSACKTSCTVANQECER
- a CDS encoding TIGR04086 family membrane protein codes for the protein MGKSNYIFKGLGYAYIITLAVLLVYNLFLTFTDIGGDNITMVSSFITTISAAIGGFYTSKHMKERGLMYGLLVGLLYIVCIFLTVFLAQEKFVFEVGMIYKLLLISAAGGIGGVLGVNFK
- the yajC gene encoding preprotein translocase subunit YajC, which encodes MPQQQIIMSIGLWVVVIAIFYFLMIRPQKKKDKQLKEMRSSLGVGDKVVTIGGIVANVAKVEDDVVILELGPNRTKVPFEKWAIGTVKSKKEEIEED
- the tgt gene encoding tRNA guanosine(34) transglycosylase Tgt, producing the protein MYAVRYELIKTCKQSGARLGRLHTPHGIIETPIFMPVGTQATVKSMTPEELKEIGSQIILSNTYHLYMRPGHELIKRAGGLHKFMNWDKPILTDSGGFQVFSLGPLRKIKEEGVEFRSHLDGSKHFLTPEKAMEIQNALGSDIMMAFDECAPYPSDRNYVKNSLERTTRWLKRCKDAHNNTDKQALFGIIQGGMYKDLREQSAKEITSIDLPGYAVGGLSVGEPKPLMYDVLEHTTPLMPKDKPRYLMGVGSPDDLVEGVIRGVDMFDCVLPTRIARNGTAMTSQGKVVVRNATYAEDFTPLDPECDCYACKNYSRAYIRHLIKANEILGARLITTHNLYFLLNLMKQIRQAIMEDRLLDFRNEFFAKYGYEI